A portion of the Oxynema aestuarii AP17 genome contains these proteins:
- a CDS encoding sugar transferase, whose translation MTDSCLQLVDYRNAHPSAYSIFKRAIDILGSLVGLFFLALIFIPIALAITLENPGPVFYSQERYGLQGKRFKIYKFRSMVTNADQLKNKVKNEAKGLIFKNENDPRVTRVGRFLRQTSLDEIPQFWNVFLGEMSLVGTRPPTADEVKHYNDHHWRRLDVKPGITGEWQVSGRSNIKDFDQIVALDLQYQTRWHPLYDLSIILKTFQVVFARVGAC comes from the coding sequence ATGACGGATTCTTGCTTACAACTCGTTGATTATCGCAACGCTCATCCTTCTGCCTACTCTATCTTCAAGCGGGCGATCGATATTTTAGGGAGCCTCGTCGGTCTGTTCTTCTTAGCTCTCATTTTCATCCCGATCGCCCTCGCCATCACCCTCGAAAACCCCGGCCCCGTTTTTTACAGTCAAGAACGGTACGGACTCCAAGGAAAACGGTTCAAAATTTATAAATTTCGGTCGATGGTGACCAACGCCGACCAATTAAAAAACAAAGTTAAAAACGAAGCCAAAGGCTTGATTTTTAAAAACGAAAACGATCCGCGAGTCACTCGGGTGGGGCGCTTTTTACGCCAAACCAGCCTCGACGAAATCCCTCAATTTTGGAATGTCTTTCTCGGAGAAATGAGCTTGGTCGGAACCCGTCCGCCAACTGCCGATGAAGTCAAGCATTACAACGACCATCACTGGCGTCGTTTAGATGTCAAACCCGGTATTACCGGAGAGTGGCAAGTCAGTGGTCGTTCTAATATCAAAGATTTCGATCAAATTGTCGCCTTAGATTTGCAATATCAAACCCGTTGGCATCCTCTCTACGACTTGTCGATTATTCTCAAAACGTTTCAGGTCGTTTTTGCTCGGGTTGGAGCTTGTTAA
- the glpX gene encoding class II fructose-bisphosphatase has protein sequence MDNVIALEIIEVVEQAAIASARWMGKGEKNTADRVAVEAMRERMNRIHMRGKIVIGEGERDDAPMLYIGEEVGICTNPNASNFCEPDQLTEIDIAVDPCEGTNLVAYGQNGSMAVLAISEKGGLFAAPDFYMKKLAAPAVAKNHVDIRKTPTENLKILSDCMGRAIEDLVVVVMDRPRHKGLIQEIREAGARVRLISDGDVSAAISCAFSGTNIHALMGIGAAPEGVISAAAMRCLGGHFQGQLIYDPDVVKTGLIGESKESNIARLEEMGITDPDRVYEAEELASGQTVLFAACGITSGTLMEGVRFFGGGARTQSLVMSTQSKTARFVDTIHMFDKPKSIQLR, from the coding sequence ATGGATAACGTAATTGCTTTAGAGATTATCGAAGTGGTCGAACAGGCCGCGATCGCCTCGGCCCGGTGGATGGGTAAAGGCGAAAAGAATACCGCCGACCGCGTTGCTGTCGAAGCGATGCGCGAGCGGATGAACAGGATCCACATGCGCGGCAAAATCGTGATTGGAGAAGGGGAACGCGACGACGCGCCGATGCTCTACATCGGTGAAGAAGTCGGAATCTGCACCAATCCGAACGCCAGCAATTTTTGCGAACCGGATCAACTCACCGAAATCGACATCGCCGTCGATCCGTGTGAAGGAACCAACCTGGTCGCTTACGGACAAAACGGTTCGATGGCGGTGTTAGCCATCTCCGAAAAAGGGGGCTTATTTGCGGCGCCGGACTTCTACATGAAAAAACTGGCGGCCCCTGCCGTCGCTAAAAACCATGTAGATATCCGTAAAACCCCGACGGAAAACCTCAAAATCTTGTCCGACTGCATGGGTCGGGCGATCGAAGATCTCGTCGTCGTGGTCATGGACCGCCCCCGTCACAAAGGACTGATCCAAGAAATCCGGGAAGCCGGAGCGCGGGTACGCCTGATCAGCGACGGTGACGTTTCCGCCGCGATTTCGTGCGCCTTCTCCGGAACCAACATTCACGCGCTGATGGGCATTGGCGCCGCGCCGGAAGGAGTAATTTCCGCCGCCGCCATGCGCTGTCTCGGCGGACACTTCCAAGGTCAGTTGATCTACGATCCGGACGTGGTGAAAACCGGGTTGATCGGCGAAAGCAAAGAGAGCAACATCGCTCGCTTGGAAGAAATGGGCATTACCGACCCCGATCGCGTTTACGAAGCCGAAGAACTGGCAAGCGGTCAAACCGTACTGTTTGCCGCCTGCGGGATCACCTCCGGAACCTTGATGGAAGGCGTCCGCTTCTTCGGTGGCGGGGCCCGTACCCAGTCTTTGGTCATGTCCACCCAATCGAAAACCGCGCGGTTCGTCGATACCATTCACATGTTCGACAAACCGAAGAGCATTCAATTGCGCTAA
- a CDS encoding UPF0182 family protein produces the protein MRWGLFEEGLKPIAALVGLWIGLNITVTVMAESLWFQEVGYSDVFWTRLLTRLVLTTIAVTLTGAFLVGNLIVANRLKYPHPTAPSRTPSSASRHTLSFRYFLPLVGAIALLFGLVVIYYGRDLFELWHPRTLVLPEMPPVPKVFGIEPGAGLLAQMLQSTPIFFLWLGVSAASAIFPGILWAIALALSLGFGLIFSSYWGKFLQFFHPTPFEIADPVFNHNLSFYIFSLPIWELLQFWLTGVLLAAFLSVALIYLVSGNSLSEGRFPGFCQGQLRHLNGLGGLLALAIALNYWLARYQLLYSTSSVTYGASYTDLNVVLWVDTGLSLLALAIGGFTLWKAVFWSKELEIDQFTLQNPILRFGLAYAAIVAIAGYALPVAVQRLVVQPNELARELPYIQRSIAFTRQAFNLDRIDVRTFDPEGRLSWDDIQTNHLTIDNIRLWDKRPLLLTNRQLQQIRLYYRFPDADIDRYTLLKESTRPGDPPTEKQQVIIAARELDYTSVPSEAQTWINEHLVYTHGYGFTLSPVNTAGPGGLPTYYVKDIGLDSPTGNNTTLRTSSERIRASIPIGHPRIYYGTIGDTFVMAPTEVPEFDYPSGDENVSNHYDGVGGIPIASRWRQLLFAKYLNSWQMVFTRYLTPNTKLLFRRNITERIRAIAPFLKFDSDPYLAVANTRLYNSEESLSSPQVEQKNYLYWIVDAYTTSDRYPYSDPGAENFNYIRNSVKVVVDAYNGTVNFYVADPEDPIVQTWESIFPNLFKSLKSMPITLRTHIRYPVDFFSIQSERLLTYHMTDPQVFYNREDQWRVPQEIYGNEPQALEPYYLIMRFPNERSEEFIILHPFTPKGRNNLIAWLAGRSDGTDYGKLLLYQFPKQTLVYGPEQIEARINQDPVISQQISLWDRQGSRAIQGNLLVIPIEQSLLYVEPLYLEAEQNSLPILARVIVAYENRIAMAETLDKALQAIFNIDRETTRETTPPILRPLDRPDVPLNEPLLPLE, from the coding sequence ATGCGCTGGGGCTTGTTTGAAGAAGGCTTAAAACCGATCGCCGCGTTGGTCGGCTTGTGGATCGGCTTAAATATTACCGTCACCGTGATGGCGGAAAGCTTGTGGTTTCAAGAAGTCGGCTATAGCGATGTCTTTTGGACGCGCTTGCTGACCCGCCTCGTGTTGACCACGATCGCCGTCACCTTGACCGGAGCTTTTTTAGTCGGCAACTTGATCGTCGCCAACCGCCTTAAATATCCCCATCCCACGGCGCCGTCCCGTACCCCTTCATCCGCCTCCCGTCATACCCTGTCCTTTCGCTACTTCTTGCCCCTCGTCGGCGCGATCGCCCTTTTATTCGGCTTGGTCGTCATTTACTACGGTCGCGACCTGTTCGAGTTGTGGCACCCGCGCACCTTGGTACTGCCGGAAATGCCCCCGGTTCCCAAAGTCTTCGGGATCGAACCCGGCGCCGGACTGTTAGCCCAGATGTTGCAGAGCACTCCGATATTCTTCCTCTGGTTGGGGGTGAGTGCGGCGAGTGCAATTTTCCCGGGCATTTTATGGGCGATCGCCCTGGCCCTTTCCTTGGGATTTGGCTTGATTTTCTCCAGCTATTGGGGCAAATTTCTGCAATTTTTCCACCCCACCCCCTTCGAGATCGCCGATCCGGTCTTCAACCACAATCTCAGCTTTTATATTTTTTCCCTCCCCATTTGGGAACTGCTCCAATTTTGGCTCACCGGAGTCTTACTCGCCGCCTTCCTCTCCGTCGCCTTAATTTATTTAGTCTCGGGTAACAGTCTCAGTGAAGGTCGCTTTCCCGGCTTTTGCCAAGGGCAACTGCGCCACCTCAACGGCTTGGGCGGGTTGCTGGCCCTGGCGATCGCCCTCAACTACTGGCTGGCCCGCTATCAACTGCTCTATTCCACCTCCAGCGTCACTTACGGCGCCAGCTACACCGACCTCAACGTCGTCCTCTGGGTGGATACCGGGTTGAGCTTATTGGCCCTGGCGATCGGCGGATTCACCCTCTGGAAAGCCGTTTTTTGGTCGAAAGAACTCGAAATCGACCAATTTACCCTGCAAAATCCGATCTTGCGCTTCGGACTCGCCTATGCCGCCATCGTGGCGATCGCCGGATATGCCTTACCTGTCGCGGTCCAACGCCTCGTCGTTCAACCCAACGAACTCGCCCGCGAACTGCCCTACATCCAACGCAGCATCGCCTTCACCCGCCAAGCCTTCAACCTCGATCGCATCGACGTGCGAACCTTCGACCCCGAAGGGCGCCTCAGTTGGGACGACATTCAAACCAACCACCTCACCATCGACAACATCCGCCTCTGGGATAAGCGTCCCCTGCTGCTCACCAACCGCCAACTCCAGCAAATTCGCCTCTACTACCGCTTTCCCGACGCCGATATCGACCGCTACACCCTGCTCAAAGAATCCACCCGCCCCGGCGACCCACCCACGGAAAAACAACAGGTCATTATCGCCGCCCGCGAGTTAGACTACACCTCCGTTCCCAGTGAAGCTCAAACCTGGATTAACGAGCATTTAGTCTACACCCACGGCTACGGCTTTACCCTCAGCCCCGTCAATACCGCCGGACCCGGAGGCTTACCGACCTACTACGTCAAAGATATCGGTCTCGACTCTCCCACAGGCAATAACACCACTTTACGAACCTCCAGCGAACGGATTCGCGCCAGTATTCCCATCGGACATCCCCGAATTTACTACGGCACGATCGGCGATACTTTTGTCATGGCGCCGACGGAAGTCCCGGAATTCGACTATCCCAGTGGCGATGAAAATGTTTCCAATCATTATGACGGCGTGGGCGGCATTCCGATCGCCTCCCGTTGGCGTCAATTACTGTTTGCCAAATATTTGAACAGTTGGCAGATGGTCTTTACCCGCTATTTAACCCCGAATACCAAGTTATTATTCCGGCGCAATATTACCGAACGCATTCGGGCGATCGCCCCCTTTTTAAAATTCGACAGCGATCCCTATTTAGCCGTTGCCAATACTCGGCTTTATAACAGTGAAGAGAGTTTGTCCTCTCCTCAAGTCGAACAAAAAAATTATTTGTATTGGATTGTAGACGCTTACACCACCAGCGATCGCTATCCCTATTCCGATCCGGGTGCCGAAAACTTTAACTATATTCGTAATTCGGTTAAAGTCGTCGTCGATGCTTATAACGGTACCGTTAATTTCTATGTTGCCGACCCCGAAGATCCGATCGTCCAAACTTGGGAATCTATCTTTCCCAACCTATTTAAATCCCTCAAGTCCATGCCGATTACCTTGCGAACCCACATTCGCTATCCGGTAGATTTTTTCTCCATTCAATCGGAACGGTTGCTCACCTATCACATGACCGATCCCCAGGTCTTCTACAACCGGGAGGATCAATGGCGCGTCCCTCAAGAAATTTACGGTAACGAACCTCAAGCCCTGGAACCGTATTATTTAATTATGCGGTTTCCCAACGAACGATCGGAAGAATTTATTATTCTCCATCCGTTTACGCCGAAAGGTCGAAATAATTTAATTGCCTGGTTGGCGGGGCGATCGGATGGCACCGATTATGGCAAATTACTGCTCTATCAATTCCCCAAACAAACCCTAGTTTACGGACCGGAACAAATCGAAGCGCGGATTAATCAAGACCCGGTCATTTCTCAGCAAATTTCCCTGTGGGATCGGCAAGGATCGCGAGCCATTCAAGGGAATTTATTAGTGATTCCCATCGAGCAATCTTTATTATATGTCGAACCGCTCTATTTAGAAGCCGAACAAAATAGTTTGCCGATTTTAGCTCGGGTGATTGTCGCTTACGAAAACCGCATCGCTATGGCAGAAACGTTAGATAAAGCACTCCAGGCGATTTTCAATATCGATCGCGAAACAACTCGCGAAACCACACCGCCAATTTTAAGACCGCTCGATCGCCCTGACGTTCCTCTCAACGAACCGTTATTACCTCTAGAGTAG
- a CDS encoding DUF7948 domain-containing protein — MQYPSDIQPSVISILPSSPDSLPSFPTTSPSVDLARPSAGFDAEFYSNAYPDVVSAVRNGEFTSAEHHWLLYGQAEGRLPQAPQDPPTNPEEPDLDPLTGQLPLNFTANRGQTHPDVKFQVNGAGQNIYFTPEAIAFVTATQGQNDPVTGESEPLTSVVQLRFAGANPDPAIAGIDPLPGIANFIGANPASPDAVQAPTYEGIVYRDLYDGIDLVYRGGDKELKSEFIVDPGVDPGAIAFNYDGAIDLKLREDGALILETPLGSLIERAPIAYQDINGDRVPVASAYQLLDNGGVGFELGEYDRDYALIVDPTLEYSSYLGGTGQDRAEAIATDSQGNAYIAGSTLSLDFPAFVSFQSQLAQLQDAPNLQFDAFVTKIAADGSGFVYSTYLGGTGDDRAFDLAVDNNGDPYIVGQTSSPDFPLQTAIQENFNQGTDGFITKLTNQGALLVFSTYWGGSQNEAIASVALDGGGNAYVTGTTTSDNFPLFNAVQGAIGGGSDAFVSKFSPTGNFLYSSYLGGFDNDRGEGIAVDNEQNIYVTGQTAADNFPLVGEFQRRFAGGGDAFITKIAAAGTSLVYSSYLGGRDSDIGKAIAVDEEGHAYIVGRTGVPREIQPGAITGLGDFPTANAFQNQLQGSSDIFVTKVAPDGSGLVYSTFVGGSGFETANDMALGEGGQVYFVGETTSGDLPTRFVVQPSFGGNSDAFAGKLSPAGNDLEFLTYIGGSGFDTGEGIAIGPQGFNAYVAGQTASNNFPLVNPLQGDFGGPEGDAFVAKLAEEAPPPPPGTPQPGAPQPGTPAQPTPPPEAPPIDPAPPQATFESLVQLVATNAISPVGIFFDEGTYLNRYPDIAEAVNAGLFASGLAHYLEFGQFEGRDPSNALYSEAGYLEANPDIAAAVAAGTFVNGFAHFTQLGFFEGRDRRSQLFNERFYLDENPDVANSIAIGQFNSGFDHFIERGQSERRNPNGLFDQTYYLSQNPDAAVAVSTGVLPSAFAHFILIGEAEGRSPTPLFDEPFYLRNNPDVNRAVRDGVFRSAYEHFLRFGRDEGRPATIVV; from the coding sequence ATGCAATACCCCTCGGACATTCAACCGTCGGTGATTTCGATCCTGCCGAGTTCCCCAGACTCCCTCCCCTCGTTCCCGACAACCTCGCCCTCGGTGGATTTGGCTCGACCCAGTGCCGGATTCGACGCCGAATTCTACTCAAACGCTTACCCCGACGTCGTTAGCGCCGTCCGTAACGGAGAATTCACCAGCGCCGAACACCATTGGTTACTCTACGGACAGGCAGAAGGTCGCCTTCCCCAGGCGCCCCAGGATCCCCCGACAAACCCCGAAGAACCCGACCTCGATCCACTGACCGGACAACTCCCCCTCAACTTCACCGCCAATCGCGGACAAACCCACCCGGACGTTAAATTTCAGGTCAACGGCGCGGGTCAAAACATTTATTTCACCCCCGAGGCGATCGCCTTCGTCACCGCCACACAAGGGCAAAACGACCCGGTCACCGGAGAGAGTGAACCCCTCACCTCGGTGGTGCAACTGCGCTTTGCAGGTGCCAATCCCGATCCGGCGATCGCCGGAATCGACCCGTTACCGGGAATCGCTAATTTTATCGGCGCCAACCCTGCCTCGCCGGACGCCGTACAAGCGCCGACCTACGAAGGCATCGTCTATCGAGACCTGTACGACGGGATCGATCTGGTGTATCGAGGCGGCGATAAAGAACTCAAGAGCGAATTTATCGTCGATCCGGGGGTCGATCCCGGGGCGATCGCCTTCAACTACGACGGGGCGATCGATCTCAAACTACGCGAAGACGGCGCCTTAATCTTAGAAACTCCCCTCGGGTCTTTAATCGAACGGGCGCCGATCGCCTATCAAGACATTAACGGCGATCGCGTCCCCGTTGCCAGCGCCTACCAACTCCTCGATAATGGTGGCGTCGGTTTCGAGTTGGGAGAATACGATCGCGACTACGCCTTAATCGTCGATCCGACCTTAGAATATTCCAGCTATCTCGGCGGAACGGGACAAGATCGGGCCGAGGCGATCGCCACCGACAGCCAAGGGAACGCCTACATTGCCGGATCCACCCTGTCCCTCGATTTTCCCGCCTTCGTCAGCTTCCAAAGCCAACTGGCGCAACTCCAAGACGCCCCCAACTTGCAATTTGACGCCTTCGTCACCAAAATCGCCGCCGACGGCAGTGGTTTTGTCTATTCCACCTACCTCGGCGGAACCGGAGACGATCGCGCCTTCGATCTGGCCGTGGACAACAACGGCGATCCCTACATCGTCGGTCAGACCAGTTCCCCGGACTTTCCCTTACAAACGGCAATCCAAGAAAACTTCAACCAAGGGACCGACGGTTTTATTACCAAACTGACCAATCAAGGGGCCTTACTGGTCTTTTCCACCTATTGGGGAGGAAGCCAAAATGAGGCGATCGCCAGCGTGGCCCTCGACGGTGGCGGCAATGCTTACGTGACCGGAACCACGACCTCCGACAACTTCCCCTTATTCAACGCCGTTCAAGGGGCGATCGGCGGCGGTTCCGATGCCTTTGTCAGCAAGTTTTCCCCCACGGGGAATTTCCTCTATTCTTCCTATCTCGGCGGTTTCGACAACGATCGCGGGGAAGGGATCGCGGTGGATAACGAACAGAATATTTACGTCACCGGACAGACCGCCGCCGATAATTTTCCCCTAGTCGGCGAGTTTCAACGGCGCTTTGCCGGCGGCGGGGATGCGTTTATTACCAAAATTGCCGCCGCCGGAACGAGTTTGGTCTATTCGTCTTACCTCGGCGGACGGGATAGCGATATCGGGAAGGCGATCGCCGTCGATGAAGAAGGACACGCCTACATCGTCGGCAGAACGGGGGTTCCGCGCGAAATTCAACCGGGGGCGATTACCGGATTGGGGGATTTCCCCACTGCGAACGCTTTTCAAAATCAATTGCAAGGATCGTCCGATATCTTCGTCACGAAAGTGGCCCCGGACGGAAGCGGTTTGGTGTACTCCACGTTTGTCGGCGGTAGCGGTTTTGAAACGGCGAACGATATGGCGTTAGGGGAAGGCGGACAAGTCTATTTTGTCGGGGAAACGACCTCCGGGGATTTGCCGACGCGGTTTGTGGTTCAGCCGAGTTTTGGCGGCAATAGCGATGCGTTTGCGGGTAAGTTGTCTCCGGCGGGTAACGATCTGGAGTTTTTAACCTATATCGGCGGGAGTGGGTTCGATACGGGGGAAGGAATCGCGATCGGTCCGCAGGGGTTTAATGCTTATGTGGCGGGACAAACAGCCTCGAATAATTTCCCGTTAGTCAATCCGTTACAAGGGGATTTCGGCGGACCGGAAGGGGATGCGTTTGTGGCGAAGTTGGCGGAAGAGGCGCCGCCACCGCCGCCGGGGACGCCGCAACCTGGGGCGCCGCAACCGGGAACCCCGGCGCAACCGACGCCGCCGCCGGAAGCGCCGCCGATCGATCCGGCCCCACCCCAAGCGACGTTTGAAAGTTTGGTGCAGTTGGTGGCGACGAATGCAATTTCTCCGGTGGGGATCTTTTTTGACGAAGGAACTTATTTGAATCGCTATCCGGATATTGCGGAGGCGGTGAATGCGGGGCTGTTTGCGAGTGGATTGGCCCATTATCTGGAGTTCGGACAGTTTGAAGGGCGCGATCCGAGTAATGCGTTATACAGCGAGGCGGGATATTTGGAGGCGAATCCGGATATTGCGGCAGCCGTGGCGGCGGGGACGTTTGTCAATGGGTTCGCTCATTTTACCCAACTCGGGTTTTTTGAAGGGCGCGATCGCCGCAGCCAGTTATTTAACGAACGGTTTTATTTAGATGAAAATCCGGATGTGGCCAATAGTATCGCGATCGGTCAATTTAACAGTGGTTTCGACCATTTCATCGAACGGGGTCAGTCGGAACGGCGCAATCCGAACGGTCTGTTCGACCAAACTTATTATTTAAGTCAAAATCCCGATGCGGCGGTGGCGGTTTCGACGGGGGTTTTGCCGAGTGCGTTCGCCCATTTCATTTTAATTGGGGAGGCGGAGGGGCGATCGCCGACACCGTTATTTGACGAACCGTTTTATTTGAGAAATAATCCCGATGTCAATCGGGCGGTTCGCGATGGGGTGTTTCGCAGTGCTTACGAACATTTCTTGCGTTTCGGTCGCGATGAAGGTCGTCCGGCGACGATCGTGGTCTAG
- a CDS encoding glutamyl-tRNA reductase, giving the protein MNIAVVGLSHKTAPVEIREKLSIPENEAEQAIAHLTSYPHIEEVGILSTCNRLEIYVVTTDTQPGVREVSQFLCEYGGFPVRSLREHLFILLHEDAVMHLMRVAAGLDSLVLGEGQILAQVKTMHKIGQQYKGVGRILNRLFKQALTAGKRVRTETSIGTGAVSISSAAVELAAIEAESLDDKQIAIVGAGKMSRLLVQHLLSKGAREIAIVNRSTGRAEDLARKFKDGGANFQIYPLAELDEAIARADIAFTSTAATQPILDRAKLETMLHGDRQLMLFDISVPRNVAADANDVANVRAFNVDDLKAVVAQNQESRRQMAMEAEGLLEEEVEAFQVWWSSLETVPTISSLRSKIETIREQELEKALSRLGSEFAEKHQEVIEALTRGIVNKILHDPMVQLRAQQDIEARRQAMATLQLLFNLESESRSSEQYG; this is encoded by the coding sequence ATGAATATTGCAGTCGTTGGTCTGAGCCACAAGACCGCCCCCGTCGAAATCCGAGAAAAACTGAGCATTCCCGAAAACGAAGCCGAACAGGCGATCGCTCACCTGACCAGCTACCCGCATATCGAAGAAGTGGGTATCCTCAGCACCTGTAACCGCTTGGAAATTTATGTCGTGACCACGGACACCCAACCCGGGGTGAGAGAGGTCAGTCAATTTCTGTGCGAATACGGTGGCTTCCCCGTGCGTTCCTTGCGCGAACATTTATTTATCTTGCTGCACGAAGATGCGGTCATGCACTTGATGCGCGTCGCCGCCGGACTCGATAGTTTGGTTTTGGGCGAAGGTCAGATCCTCGCGCAAGTCAAAACCATGCACAAGATCGGCCAGCAGTATAAAGGGGTCGGACGAATTTTAAACCGCCTGTTCAAACAAGCCCTGACGGCTGGAAAGCGCGTGCGTACCGAAACCAGTATCGGTACCGGGGCGGTGTCGATCAGTTCGGCGGCGGTCGAGTTGGCGGCGATCGAAGCGGAAAGCCTCGACGACAAGCAGATCGCGATTGTCGGCGCCGGGAAAATGTCGCGCTTGTTGGTGCAGCACTTACTCTCTAAAGGGGCCCGCGAGATCGCGATCGTCAACCGTTCGACGGGACGGGCCGAAGATCTGGCGCGCAAGTTCAAAGATGGGGGCGCTAATTTCCAAATTTACCCCCTCGCCGAACTCGACGAGGCGATCGCCCGAGCCGATATCGCCTTTACCAGTACCGCCGCCACCCAACCGATCCTCGATCGCGCCAAACTCGAAACCATGCTGCACGGCGATCGTCAGTTGATGCTGTTCGATATTTCCGTCCCGCGTAACGTCGCCGCCGACGCCAACGATGTCGCCAACGTGCGCGCCTTTAACGTAGACGACCTCAAAGCCGTCGTCGCCCAAAACCAAGAAAGTCGCCGTCAAATGGCGATGGAAGCCGAAGGCTTGTTAGAAGAAGAAGTCGAAGCCTTCCAAGTGTGGTGGAGCAGTCTCGAAACCGTACCGACGATCAGCAGTTTGCGGTCGAAAATCGAAACCATTCGCGAACAAGAGTTAGAAAAAGCACTGTCGCGATTGGGTTCGGAATTTGCCGAAAAACACCAAGAAGTGATCGAAGCCCTCACCCGGGGGATCGTCAACAAGATCCTGCACGATCCGATGGTGCAACTGCGGGCCCAACAAGATATCGAAGCCCGTCGTCAGGCGATGGCGACCTTGCAACTCCTGTTTAACTTAGAATCGGAAAGCCGTTCGAGCGAACAGTACGGCTGA
- a CDS encoding DUF433 domain-containing protein — MIVEDAKVKDRLVSVDLILHLYAVGWTQKQVREQYPHLSPDTVRTVFALAAKSIDDKIVYSICQSYQVC, encoded by the coding sequence ATGATTGTGGAAGATGCCAAGGTCAAAGATCGGCTCGTTTCTGTTGATTTAATTCTGCATTTGTATGCCGTGGGCTGGACTCAAAAGCAAGTCCGCGAACAATATCCGCATCTCTCGCCGGATACGGTTCGCACTGTATTTGCCTTGGCAGCCAAGTCGATCGATGACAAAATTGTTTACAGTATTTGCCAATCTTATCAAGTGTGTTGA
- the clpS gene encoding ATP-dependent Clp protease adapter ClpS, which yields MSVETIEKRSTSTVRKNAPRYRVLLHNDDFNPMEYVVQVLLQTVPSLTQPQAVSIMMEAHTNGLALVITCALEPAEFYCETLKNHGLTSTIEPDE from the coding sequence GTGTCAGTCGAGACCATTGAAAAGCGTTCAACTTCAACGGTCCGCAAAAATGCACCCCGCTATCGGGTTTTACTCCATAATGACGATTTCAACCCGATGGAATACGTGGTGCAGGTTTTGTTACAAACGGTACCGAGTCTGACTCAACCTCAAGCGGTGAGCATCATGATGGAAGCTCACACGAACGGACTGGCTTTAGTGATTACTTGTGCGTTGGAACCCGCCGAATTCTACTGCGAGACGTTGAAAAATCACGGCTTGACTAGCACGATCGAACCGGATGAATAA
- a CDS encoding CPBP family intramembrane glutamic endopeptidase, with protein MQWTSLAKYPIAARLALFVLTLLLLWIPFAVPIYRFVGDPNWQSILSMSALYAEFIVLARFWGRRVYGISRVLHRYGLQFSPRFGRDWGSGLLAGLVSLSLLLLLEGVVGWLAWNPPPGNLIQTVVEGLLVASAVGFAEELLFRGWLLDELERDYRANTALWANATIFAMLHFIKPWEAIVENLPAFPGLVLLGATLVWAKHSSGGLLGLPMGFHGGLVWGYYIVNTGQLLNYSGRVPGWVTGLGNNPLAGVMGMLFLGAIALWMRRRALVQR; from the coding sequence ATGCAATGGACTAGCCTCGCGAAGTATCCGATCGCCGCAAGGCTGGCGCTGTTCGTGTTGACCTTACTACTTCTGTGGATCCCTTTTGCGGTTCCGATTTATCGCTTTGTCGGCGATCCCAATTGGCAAAGCATTTTGAGCATGAGTGCCCTTTATGCCGAGTTTATCGTTTTAGCCCGTTTCTGGGGCCGTCGGGTTTACGGGATTTCAAGGGTTTTACACCGCTACGGGTTGCAGTTTTCCCCGCGTTTTGGACGGGATTGGGGAAGCGGTTTGTTGGCGGGTTTGGTGAGTTTGAGCCTGCTGTTACTGTTGGAAGGAGTCGTCGGTTGGTTGGCGTGGAACCCGCCGCCGGGGAATTTAATTCAGACGGTTGTAGAGGGTCTGTTGGTGGCTTCGGCGGTCGGATTTGCTGAGGAATTGCTGTTTCGTGGGTGGTTACTCGACGAGTTGGAACGAGATTACCGGGCGAATACGGCGTTATGGGCAAATGCGACGATTTTCGCCATGCTGCATTTTATCAAGCCGTGGGAGGCGATCGTCGAGAATTTACCGGCGTTTCCCGGGTTGGTGTTGTTGGGGGCGACGTTGGTTTGGGCGAAACACAGCAGTGGCGGGCTTTTGGGTCTGCCGATGGGCTTTCACGGCGGTTTGGTCTGGGGCTATTACATTGTCAATACAGGTCAACTTTTAAATTATTCCGGAAGAGTACCCGGGTGGGTGACCGGATTGGGGAATAATCCATTAGCTGGCGTGATGGGTATGCTCTTTCTGGGCGCGATCGCTCTATGGATGCGACGCCGTGCTTTGGTGCAACGATGA
- a CDS encoding cytotoxic translational repressor of toxin-antitoxin stability system translates to MLLDLRYSRAFLLDLHALESPEFDRVYDFVFIKFLQFDRLGDLPNLHQLGSSPIYYWFELEEYLIAIEVMGELVKFLRIIPLPNLQER, encoded by the coding sequence GTGTTGCTGGATTTGCGTTATAGTCGCGCGTTCTTACTCGACCTCCACGCGTTGGAGTCACCGGAGTTCGATCGCGTCTACGATTTTGTCTTTATTAAATTTTTGCAGTTCGATCGCCTCGGCGATCTGCCCAACCTGCACCAGCTCGGATCGAGTCCGATTTACTATTGGTTTGAGTTGGAGGAATATTTAATTGCGATCGAAGTGATGGGGGAGTTGGTCAAATTTTTACGGATTATCCCCTTACCCAACCTCCAGGAGAGATAA